In the Butyrivibrio fibrisolvens genome, one interval contains:
- a CDS encoding VanZ family protein, with the protein MNYNFWQSIIYDLENHFEIGIFTGDTYIIFSIFILLMLLMFVFIRSDNTKERILQAALQGYMFIVYSMAVILHYKRFERKVNFQLFISYKRAIEYGNKYLFYLGIENALAFVPIGILILILLKREKKFSSVLLTTVLSGAFSLLIEVVQYIFVVGVFDVDDLFHNTLGGFLGALLAFVVFRIRNKTKAESS; encoded by the coding sequence ATGAACTATAACTTTTGGCAATCTATCATATATGACTTAGAAAATCACTTTGAAATAGGTATTTTCACAGGGGATACTTATATAATATTCAGTATATTTATCCTCCTTATGTTGCTGATGTTTGTTTTTATAAGATCAGACAATACCAAAGAACGAATATTGCAGGCTGCCTTGCAGGGATATATGTTCATAGTTTATTCTATGGCAGTTATCCTCCATTACAAAAGATTTGAGCGAAAGGTTAACTTTCAGCTGTTTATATCCTACAAAAGGGCAATTGAGTACGGAAACAAATACCTGTTTTATCTCGGCATAGAGAACGCGCTGGCATTTGTGCCGATCGGAATATTGATTCTAATACTTCTTAAGAGGGAAAAGAAATTTAGTTCGGTTTTACTGACCACGGTGCTTAGCGGTGCCTTTTCGCTTTTGATAGAAGTAGTTCAGTATATTTTTGTTGTAGGTGTCTTTGATGTTGATGACCTGTTCCATAATACTTTGGGTGGTTTTCTTGGAGCATTGCTTGCATTTGTGGTTTTCAGGATCAGAAACAAAACTAAAGCAGAATCATCGTAA
- a CDS encoding transposase — translation MYLDAYVKVPEVKGKITFRTKGNTTYVEFEYDRVYSTEKQYTDVKRKTIGKLADEDKRIMQPNENFIKFFPDIELPEERDRSSRSCGLRIGTWVVIRKIVNEYKLAEILGRYLPWKDVGLFLDLVAYSIIEEDNRAQHYPAYAYSHPLFSEGMRIYSDSKVSEFLNTMDADTSVMFQNDWNAERNHRERIYFSYDSTSKICEAGDLRIVEVGHSKENVETDIFNYAIAYDTKNREPLFYEIYPGSINDMSQFQCTVEKAKGYGYKKIGFVLDRGYFSKDNIYQLEDSGYSFVMMLKGKADLVQKWVLENKGSFETSRSCNIPAYQVYGKTIEKKLFGTDKKPRYIHLYHSSSLEADERTGVEKKINQLTAFLNSHINQFRDFGPGMETYFELHYDENAKKTGKKDKDTADSSARKFVFFEEKMPVIELELKLCGYFVIVTSEKMTAKEALEIYKGRDASEKLFLSDKTFLGNHCLRIGSDESATSKIFIEFVALIIRNRMYNYLKDEMKEMATKPNYMTVPAAIRELDKIEMSRQLDGVYRFDHAITAKQKTILKAFGLTDANVKYRAQEISKMLEMAD, via the coding sequence ATGTATCTGGATGCTTATGTGAAGGTGCCTGAGGTAAAGGGAAAGATAACTTTCAGGACGAAAGGCAACACAACATATGTCGAGTTTGAGTATGACAGAGTCTATAGCACTGAGAAGCAGTATACAGATGTAAAGCGAAAAACGATAGGAAAGCTTGCTGATGAAGATAAGCGTATAATGCAGCCAAATGAAAACTTCATCAAGTTTTTCCCTGACATTGAGCTCCCAGAAGAAAGGGACAGATCATCAAGGAGTTGTGGGCTACGGATCGGTACATGGGTTGTTATCAGGAAGATAGTTAATGAATATAAGCTCGCTGAGATCCTAGGGAGATATCTTCCGTGGAAGGATGTGGGGCTGTTTCTTGATCTTGTGGCATACTCAATTATTGAGGAAGATAACCGTGCCCAGCATTATCCTGCGTATGCCTATAGTCATCCTCTCTTTTCTGAAGGTATGAGGATATATAGTGATTCAAAAGTCAGCGAGTTCCTCAATACTATGGATGCAGATACCAGTGTCATGTTCCAGAACGACTGGAATGCGGAAAGGAATCACCGGGAGAGGATATATTTTTCATACGATTCAACATCTAAGATATGTGAAGCTGGAGACCTCAGGATAGTAGAAGTCGGTCATTCAAAGGAAAATGTAGAGACGGATATTTTTAACTACGCAATTGCCTATGATACAAAGAACCGGGAGCCACTTTTTTACGAAATATACCCCGGCAGTATCAATGATATGTCACAGTTCCAGTGCACTGTGGAAAAGGCTAAGGGCTATGGATATAAGAAGATAGGATTTGTTCTAGACAGAGGATATTTTAGTAAGGATAACATCTATCAGCTTGAAGATAGCGGATACAGTTTTGTCATGATGCTTAAAGGCAAGGCTGATCTTGTACAGAAATGGGTGCTAGAGAATAAGGGATCATTTGAAACGAGCAGATCGTGTAATATACCTGCTTATCAGGTCTATGGGAAGACCATTGAGAAGAAACTATTTGGGACAGATAAAAAGCCAAGATACATACATCTGTATCACAGTTCATCGTTGGAAGCAGATGAACGTACCGGCGTAGAGAAGAAGATAAATCAGCTTACGGCTTTTCTTAACAGTCATATAAATCAGTTCAGGGATTTTGGACCTGGAATGGAAACATACTTTGAACTGCACTATGACGAGAATGCAAAGAAGACTGGAAAGAAAGATAAGGACACAGCAGATAGTTCAGCAAGGAAGTTTGTGTTTTTTGAAGAAAAGATGCCTGTTATAGAGCTGGAACTTAAGCTTTGCGGATATTTTGTTATTGTCACATCAGAAAAGATGACAGCAAAGGAAGCGCTGGAAATCTATAAAGGGAGGGATGCATCCGAGAAACTGTTTTTATCAGACAAGACTTTCCTTGGCAATCACTGCTTAAGGATTGGTTCTGATGAATCAGCCACATCTAAGATCTTCATCGAGTTTGTTGCGCTGATAATAAGAAACCGTATGTACAACTATCTCAAGGATGAGATGAAGGAAATGGCTACCAAGCCTAATTACATGACAGTTCCTGCTGCAATAAGAGAGCTGGATAAAATCGAAATGTCCCGTCAGCTTGATGGGGTATACAGATTTGACCATGCAATAACAGCGAAGCAAAAGACAATACTCAAGGCATTTGGACTTACTGATGCAAATGTAAAATACAGGGCGCAGGAAATAAGCAAGATGCTTGAGATGGCAGATTGA
- a CDS encoding helix-turn-helix transcriptional regulator, which translates to MLIRDRIFQKLDELDMTQKEFSIRTGIPQTTISDWRKKRTNPTAEKIMVICKVLDVTPEWLLSGIEPQGDRGNPQKWYAIDSETEVGRLVVTFNAMNHGMQERLLGYAEALSKMKF; encoded by the coding sequence ATGCTTATAAGAGATCGTATATTTCAGAAACTTGATGAACTGGATATGACACAGAAGGAGTTTTCTATAAGAACAGGTATACCCCAGACTACTATCAGTGATTGGCGTAAGAAGAGGACTAATCCAACAGCAGAGAAGATAATGGTGATTTGCAAGGTGCTTGATGTCACACCGGAGTGGCTTCTTTCTGGGATTGAGCCGCAAGGAGACAGAGGTAACCCCCAGAAATGGTATGCTATAGATTCTGAAACTGAAGTTGGTAGATTAGTAGTAACTTTTAATGCTATGAATCATGGAATGCAGGAGAGGCTTCTAGGCTATGCGGAGGCACTTTCTAAAATGAAATTTTAA